A genomic segment from Torulaspora globosa chromosome 3, complete sequence encodes:
- the PET117 gene encoding Pet117p (ancestral locus Anc_7.239) — translation MSRASKITFSLSCLFTAATVVGVHFVQGLERETLHQGPIKDARRTAARKQQKLQQQEDESAAVDPDKERQKLANLSEHELQQELRKKYEAIQPLSGQVVTKDGEVVENRSH, via the coding sequence ATGAGTAGAGCCAGCAAGATCACCTTCTCTCTTTCCTGTCTGTTCACTGCAGCGACCGTTGTTGGGGTCCATTTCGTGCAGGGACTCGAGAGGGAAACATTACACCAGGGTCCTATCAAGGACGCGCGCAGGACCGCTGCCAGGAAGCAACAAaaactgcagcagcaggaggaCGAGTCTGCCGCGGTAGATCCTGACAAAGAACGTCAAAAGCTCGCCAATCTGAGCGAGCACGAATTGCAACAGGAATTGCGCAAGAAATACGAAGCAATTCAACCCCTATCGGGGCAGGTCGTTACCAAGGATGGAGAAGTGGTAGAGAATAGGTCTCATTGA
- a CDS encoding uncharacterized protein (ancestral locus Anc_7.245) — protein sequence MMVSNENRSAVLLRIDNLPPGKSWKQVKYLIGGIIHHSSVLKVKMLPLMSSIVPPFVPFQSCVVSLRSNLDPNSLNELLLSLNTFQWDYYNLYAYTLPQPFEMPTSPPMSSREDNASNGENSQSNSPGFMYPPVNMMAPPRQPSGPMMGGIPQMPGPLMGLPPHRRKYLQPPMNMFLQQLQEREATKAMMGLTLNSDSHPRSSNDILVSNGGVGGNGATSSRRLRQIFNEKSFRKQMTGRGMWQLQLDNFPPFLKLDTIEPLTEDDDKVLKEKGLRLIETDQPDKFGRLRWTVLKDFIKLKCPRLLNLNDPSSAQGGESNGDNTREFYVGVYEDSEEQVRLKVPGQDKADDKLNVVKSTVYKAIVGFNDKELCDMCLANLQGQEYSLGFKLRVKYLPPYDEHQDGGTGTA from the coding sequence ATGATGGTTAGCAACGAGAATAGGAGCGCGGTTCTGTTGAGAATCGACAATTTGCCCCCGGGCAAGTCGTGGAAGCAAGTCAAATATCTCATCGGTGGCATTATTCACCATTCCAGTGTGCTTAAGGTTAAGATGCTGCCCTTGATGTCGTCGATTGTGCCACCTTTTGTgccttttcaaagctgTGTGGTGTCGCTGAGGTCTAATTTGGATCCCAACTCTTTGaacgagctgctgctgagcCTTAATACTTTCCAGTGGGACTACTATAACCTGTATGCGTACACGTTACCGCAGCCTTTTGAGATGCCGACCTCTCCTCCGATGAGCTCTCGTGAAGACAACGCTTCTAATGGCGAAAATAGCCAAAGTAATAGTCCTGGGTTTATGTATCCGCCCGTGAATATGATGGCACCTCCACGACAGCCAAGCGGACCGATGATGGGCGGGATTCCGCAGATGCCTGGCCCCCTGATGGGGTTGCCGCCGCACAGACGCAAGTATCTACAGCCTCCAATGAACATGTTCCTTCAGCAGTTGCAAGAGAGGGAGGCGACCAAGGCCATGATGGGTCTGACGCTGAACTCCGACTCGCATCCACGTTCGAGCAACGATATCTTGGTAAGTAATGGTGGTGTCGGTGGTAATGGCGCGACAAGTTCGAGGAGGTTGAGGCAGATCTTTAATGAGAAGAGCTTCAGGAAGCAAATGACTGGACGTGGAATGtggcagctgcagctggacaACTTCCCGCCTTTTCTGAAGCTGGATACCATAGAACCGCTAACGGAAGATGACGACaaagtcttgaaagagaaggGGCTGCGGCTGATCGAGACTGATCAACCAGATAAGTTTGGGAGGCTAAGATGGACAGTGCTGAAGGATTTCATAAAATTAAAGTGTCCGAGATTGCTTAATTTGAATGACCCTTCGTCCGCCCAGGGCGGCGAGAGCAACGGTGATAATACAAGGGAGTTTTACGTTGGGGTTTACGAGGATAGTGAAGAGCAGGTGCGATTGAAAGTGCCAGGTCAAGATAAAGCAGACGATAAACTGAATGTTGTCAAATCAACTGTATATAAGGCAATCGTTGGGTTTAATGATAAAGAATTGTGCGACATGTGCCTGGCGAACTTGCAAGGTCAAGAATATTCGCTTGGTTTCAAACTAAGGGTGAAATATTTACCACCATACGATGAACATCAAGATGGTGGTACCGGTACGGCGTAA
- a CDS encoding uncharacterized protein (ancestral locus Anc_7.246), whose protein sequence is MLGGGGCTGGTTHKIREQLNFSDEKKWKQFSGRRLELIDKFGLSERKASEQDDNIKQIATILRTEFGYPIDTAGEFEKLVTAAVQSVRRNRKRSKRRLPGRSPSPSSLPSPVSCSSNQAAVSASEEDLGVCGTNSPPSLAKLVPNGHVTMSNLATIQPKALPAPTMGPRLPSCVPVVQSQQRYNDIVKGIISDLVSNAVPLAEQCQRDPSNGPNLTDFALSSNDQTLLSLGLHSDKPAGGSKASSDTTIPFFLREKLLLQIQRSGTCSKIAQGSIDMYSNLEILGEMSIKSSVAFVIERFFSNLMPSSMEYITSKTYSEDSLALLSTKLFDAATRRKLSQLPAREVQLKLLLLVMGGIVKDFGFDPCLYALSEVIHHLVMNQYPLLYNSENISSVPTNERTAVLSSLSMKPQVANQDVNKQVILKFKDREQLFTFHVLSNGPPTVNEILENSQSLFRIASRTQMLGLFHNGALLSDDFQLAKLFISLSHDCIVLEVRVLDDQNSSPLDGLNILSTASLQVKKESPTPPPTTKSSSVNLLDKIINKINKNPNGEAIDVPSVVGTGSKKFFQDGNLPQPVFQPLL, encoded by the coding sequence ATGCTTGGCGGTGGCGGTTGCACTGGGGGCACTACACATAAGATAAGAGAGCAGTTAAATTTTTCAGACGAGAAGAAGTGGAAACAGTTCTCCGGGAGAAGACTGGAGTTGATTGATAAATTTGGACTCAGTGAGCGGAAGGCAAGTGAGCAGGATGATAATATCAAACAGATTGCTACGATTCTGAGGACCGAGTTTGGGTATCCGATAGATACAGCCGGGGAGtttgagaaacttgtgACTGCAGCGGTTCAGTCCGTGAGGAGGAACCGGAAGAGATCCAAGAGGAGGCTTCCTGGCAGGTCTCCGTCGCCGTCGAGTCTGCCCTCTCCGGTGTCCTGCTCGTCGAACCAAGCGGCGGTCTCGGCGTCGGAGGAGGACCTTGGCGTGTGCGGCACCAACTCGCCTCCAAGCTTGGCGAAGTTGGTGCCCAACGGGCACGTGACCATGAGCAATCTAGCGACCATTCAGCCCAAGGCGTTGCCGGCGCCGACTATGGGGCCCAGGCTGCCCAGTTGCGTGCCCGTGGTTCAATCGCAGCAGCGGTACAACGATATTGTCAAGGGCATTATATCGGATCTGGTCAGCAACGCTGTTCCGCTGGCTGAGCAATGTCAGCGGGACCCATCCAACGGTCCGAACCTGACGGACTTTGCGCTGTCTTCGAACGACCAGACGCTGCTGTCGCTCGGACTGCATTCTGATAAGCCGGCAGGTGGGAGTAAGGCCTCGTCAGACACCACTATTCCGTTTTTCTTAAGAGAGAAGCTTCTTTTGCAGATCCAGAGGTCTGGGACGTGTTCCAAGATCGCCCAGGGATCCATCGACATGTACTCGAATCTGGAAATCTTGGGCGAAATGTCCATCAAGTCGTCCGTGGCGTTTGTAATCGAGCGTTTTTTCTCGAACCTAATGCCTTCGTCAATGGAGTATATCACTTCCAAGACGTACTCGGAGGATTCGCTGGCGCTGCTGTCGACAAAGCTTTTCGATGCTGCTACTAGAAGGAAGCTTTCGCAGCTGCCGGCGAGGGAAGTGCAGTTGAAACTGCTGCTTTTGGTGATGGGAGGTATCGTGAAAGATTTCGGGTTCGATCCCTGTCTGTATGCGTTAAGCGAGGTGATTCATCATCTCGTGATGAACCAATATCCATTGCTGTACAATTCTGAAAACATATCATCCGTGCCAACAAATGAGAGAACTGCAGTACTGTCGTCGCTTTCGATGAAACCACAAGTTGCTAACCAGGACGTCAACAAACAAGttatcttgaaattcaaggaTCGAGAACAGCTCTTCACTTTCCACGTATTAAGCAATGGACCTCCAACGGTGAATGAAATCTTGGAAAACTCACAGTCTTTGTTCCGCATTGCATCGAGAACTCAGATGCTGGGTCTTTTCCACAATGGCGCTCTGTTGAGCGATGATTTCCAATTAGCGAAGCTGTTCATCAGTTTGTCCCATGACTGCATCGTGTTGGAAGTGAGAGTTTTGGATGATCAGAACTCGTCGCCATTGGATGGACTGAACATTCTGAGCACTGCATCTTTGCaggtcaagaaagaaagtcCCACTCCGCCCCCTACTACGAAGTCGTCTAGTGTGAACTTGCTGGataaaatcatcaacaagatcaaTAAAAACCCGAATGGTGAAGCGATTGACGTTCCATCAGTGGTTGGTACCGGTAGCAAGAAATTTTTTCAGGACGGTAATCTGCCACAGCCGGTGTTCCAGCCATTATTATAA
- a CDS encoding PHO85 cyclin family protein (ancestral locus Anc_7.240): MYSGSSSSIGGAASCGAINIPASKTGHNGVGSGDSGDESTPSTRTSFTPQSSRMLMNGSQTGSNRVITTEEDVCSSQSSSSPRRSVNNYPVPQASSMLSTMRREREYVDEVYNEHLIDSDDQSRVRSYDHSRTRSEPIVPIWERSKDCAPEQKEKVEPPDEELLNIAKFPTAKLLDMLTALLEKIVKSNDKLAETNPALSQERELMGSNNIYLNSVLSFRGKHIPQISLDHYFQRIQKYCPTTNDVFLSLLVYFDRISKRCNSNNNEINNDNELQYDIQEKNKQPQQQDEQRLQHQQAFVMDSHNIHRLLIAGVTVSTKFFSDFFYSNSRYARVGGISLQELNHLELQFLVLCDFELLISVSELQRYANLLCKFWHNSNMIDNPNTEPKT; encoded by the coding sequence ATGTATAGTGGGTCATCTTCGTCGATAGGCGGAGCTGCCTCATGTGGTGCCATAAATATACCCGCGTCAAAGACTGGTCATAATGGGGTTGGCAGCGGAGACAGTGGTGACGAGAGCACACCGAGTACTCGCACGAGTTTCACGCCTCAAAGCAGCAGAATGCTAATGAACGGGTCACAGACCGGTAGTAATAGGGTGATCACGACGGAGGAAGACGTTTGCAGTTCACAGTCGTCCAGCTCGCCACGGCGAAGTGTTAATAATTATCCAGTTCCACAAGCGTCCAGCATGTTATCGACGATGCGCCGTGAGCGAGAATATGTGGACGAGGTATACAACGAGCATCTGATAGACTCTGATGATCAGTCGCGGGTACGATCCTATGATCACAGTAGAACGAGATCAGAACCGATAGTTCCAATCTGggaaagaagcaaagattGTGCACCAGagcagaaggagaaggTCGAACCGCCcgatgaagagctgctgaacaTTGCCAAATTCCCAACAGCAAAGCTATTAGACATGTTAACTGCATTactggagaagatcgtCAAATCCAACGATAAATTGGCTGAAACAAACCCAGCATTAAGCCAAGAGAGAGAGCTGATGGGTTCTAATAACATTTATTTAAATTCAGTCTTGAGCTTTCGAGGGAAGCACATTCCACAGATCAGTCTCGATCACTATTTCCAAAGAATCCAGAAATACTGCCCCACTACTAACGATGTTTTTTTATCTCTACTGGTGTATTTCGATAGAATATCGAAGAGATGTAATAGTAATAATAATGAGATCAACAACGATAATGAACTTCAATATGACATACAGGAAAAGAACAAACAACCGCAGCAACAGGATGAACAGCGGCTGCAGCACCAACAGGCATTTGTCATGGATTCGCATAATATTCATAGGTTATTAATCGCAGGAGTTACGGTGAGTACCAAGTTTTTCAGCGATTTTTTTTACAGCAATTCACGTTACGCAAGGGTCGGAGGTATATCTTTGCAAGAGCTCAATCATTTGGAACTGCAGTTCCTTGTACTTTGCGATTTCGAACTGCTGATATCAGTTAGCGAGTTGCAGAGATACGCAAATCTTCTATGCAAATTTTGGCACAATTCGAACATGATTGACAACCCAAACACTGAGCCAAAGACTTAA
- a CDS encoding RidA family protein (ancestral locus Anc_7.238), which produces MFLRNSLLRSPIARTMTTLTPVATKNAPPAAAAYSQAMKANNLVFVSGQVPYTPENKPVEGSITDKAEQVFKNVKSILDASNSSLERVIKVNVFLADMKYFAEFNKVYAKHFNEHKPARSCVAVAALPLNSDLEMEVIATENE; this is translated from the coding sequence ATGTTTCTGAGAAACAGCTTGTTGAGATCGCCAATCGCTAGAACAATGACCACGCTGACTCCCGTCGCTACCAAAAACGCTCCTCCAGCGGCTGCAGCCTACTCTCAGGCCATGAAGGCCAACAACTTGGTGTTTGTCTCCGGGCAGGTCCCATACACGCCAGAGAACAAGCCTGTCGAGGGCTCGATCACTGACAAGGCCGAACAGGTGTTCAAGAACGTCAAAAGCATCTTGGACGCAAGCAACTCGTCCCTCGAGAGAGTGATCAAGGTCAACGTCTTTTTGGCCGACATGAAGTACTTTGCCGAGTTCAACAAGGTTTACGCCAAGCACTTCAACGAGCACAAGCCAGCTAGGTCTTGTGTGGCTGTTGCAGCACTTCCATTGAATTCTGATCTGGAGATGGAGGTGATTGCAACCGAGAACGAGTAG
- a CDS encoding HAD family hydrolase (ancestral locus Anc_7.243), whose product MPLTTKPVSLKVNAALFDVDGTIIISQPAIAAFWRDFGKDKPYFDAEHVINISHGWRTYDAIAKFAPDYADEEYVTKLEGEIPEKYGQHSIEVPGAVKLCTALNALPKEKWAVATSGTRDMARKWFDILHIKRPEYFITANDVKQGKPHPEPYLKGREGLGFPINKQDPSKSKVVVFEDAPAGIAAGKAAGCKIIGIATTFDQDFLIEKGCDIIVKNHESIEVGGYDPETDEVEFIFKDYLYAKDDLLQW is encoded by the coding sequence ATGCCTTTGACTACTAAGCCGGTTTCTTTGAAAGTCAACGCTGCCCTGTTCGACGTCGACGGTACCATCATTATCTCTCAGCCGGCCATTGCTGCTTTCTGGAGAGACTTCGGTAAGGACAAGCCATACTTCGATGCTGAACATGTTATCAACATTTCTCACGGATGGAGGACTTACGATGCCATCGCCAAGTTTGCTCCAGACTACGCCGACGAGGAATACGTGACCAAGTTGGAGGGCGAGATCCCAGAGAAGTACGGCCAGCACTCGATCGAAGTGCCAGGTGCCGTTAAGCTGTGCACCGCTTTGAACGCTTTGCCAAAGGAGAAGTGGGCTGTCGCTACTTCTGGTACCCGTGACATGGCCAGGAAGTGGTTCGACATCTTGCACATCAAGAGACCAGAGTACTTTATCACAGCCAATGACGTTAAGCAAGGAAAGCCACACCCAGAGCCATATCTGAAGGGCAGAGAAGGTCTGGGTTTCCCTATCAACAAGCAAGACCCATCCAAGTCCAAGGTTGTTGTCTTCGAGGACGCTCCAGCTGGTATCGCTGCCGGTAAGGCTGCTGGCTGTAAGATCATCGGTATTGCCACCACTTTTGATCAGGATTTCTTAATCGAGAAGGGTTGCGACATCATTGTGAAGAACCACGAGTCGATTGAAGTTGGTGGTTACGATCCAGAGACCGACGAGGTCGAGttcatcttcaaggacTACCTATATGCTAAGGATGATCTATTGCAATGGTGA
- the RPL34A gene encoding 60S ribosomal protein eL34 (ancestral locus Anc_7.237): protein MAQRVTFRRRNPYNTRSNKIKVVKTPGGVLRAQHVKKLASRPKCGDCGAPLQGVATVRPRKYATLSKTQKTVSRVYGGSRCANCVKERIIRAFLIEEQKIVKRVVKEQVEAAKKDASKSKKSGKKN from the exons ATGGCCCAACGTGTTAccttcagaagaagaaatccaT ACAACACCCGCTCCAACAAGATCAAGGTTGTGAAGACCCCAGGTGGTGTCTTGCGTGCTCAACATGTCAAGAAGTTGGCTTCCAGACCAAAGTGTGGTGACTGTGGTGCTCCTCTACAGGGTGTCGCCACCGTGAGACCAAGAAAATACGCTACTCTATCCAAGACTCAAAAGACTGTTTCCAGAGTTTACGGTGGTTCCAGATGTGCCAACTGTGTCAAGGAGAGAATCATCAgagctttcttgatcgaagagcaaaagatcgtcaagaggGTCGTCAAGGAACAAGTCGAAGCCGCCAAGAAGGACGCTTCCAAGTCCAAGAAGTCCGGTAAGAAGAACTAG
- the DFG10 gene encoding putative polyprenol reductase (ancestral locus Anc_7.235) encodes MTTSGVASGGSIAMQDAIAVNYLVLSYRITFVIGLGCVAVAKFLLPEFLQYGKTLLPSDGPHIKSRLRVIYCTVPKVWFAHFYYLSTTLSLVNVYLYYKSPIVWLVAFHSIRRLYETKVICKYSSSSRMNWSHYVVGIWFYTVLNIIIGLKHYERKVVYSLKPFSFLIFSLASWDQHNNHRTLSKLVKYSLPTEGLFRWVCCPHYFDEVLIYASLATYNLEFCWLLLWAFVNLSVSALENKKYYLVRFPKAQVPQYAIVPFIL; translated from the coding sequence ATGACCACTTCAGGTGTCGCCAGCGGTGGTTCAATCGCCATGCAAGATGCCATTGCTGTCAATTACCTGGTTCTCAGTTACAGAATAACTTTCGTGATTGGTCTCGGCTGTGTAGCGGTTGCCAAATTCCTACTGCCTGAATTTCTACAGTATGGCAAGACTCTATTACCGAGCGATGGGCCCCATATCAAATCGCGTTTACGAGTGATTTATTGCACGGTACCGAAGGTCTGGTTTGCCCACTTTTACTATCTGTCCACCACACTATCCTTAGTCAATGTCTACCTGTACTATAAGTCGCCGATCGTTTGGCTCGTGGCATTCCATTCCATTCGCCGATTGTATGAGACAAAAGTCATCTGTAAGTATTCATCAAGCTCCAGAATGAATTGGTCGCATTACGTGGTAGGAATTTGGTTCTACACCGTTCTCAACATAATCATAGGTCTGAAGCACTACGAGAGGAAAGTCGTGTATTCGTTAAAGCCCTTTTCGTTTCTAATATTTTCTCTGGCTTCATGGGATCAGCACAACAACCATCGCACCCTGTCGAAACTGGTCAAGTACTCGTTGCCAACCGAGGGGCTCTTTCGGTGGGTATGTTGCCCCCACTATTTCGACGAGGTTCTTATCTACGCTTCCCTCGCGACATATAACCTGGAGTTCTGCTGGCTTTTACTGTGGGCATTCGTGAATCTAAGTGTCTCTGCCCTCGAGAACAAGAAATACTACCTGGTCAGATTCCCCAAAGCCCAGGTGCCTCAGTATGCCATAGTCCCATTCATATTATAG
- a CDS encoding cytosine permease (ancestral locus Anc_7.236), whose translation MYSQKEYSDGQDVEEGLSHSQSSSFNIAGNPVAMEKKSALAKTYIEDNESEEDQYVGGITEETKLSFWDRLGAKLNAETKGIEAITDEEKTDDSVINAASMWFSANMVIAAYALGTLGPLVFSLNFGTSVLVIVFFNFLGLLSVAFFSVFGAEFGLRQMILSRFLLGNLTARVFALINVVACVGWSVVNTIASAQLLNMVNPDGNRCPPWAGILVITGCTVMISFFGYRTIHAYEKWSWVPNFAVFLVIIACLAKNGSFSNGEWTSGPTTAGSVLSFGSAIYGFATGWTTYAADYTVYMPRNTNKYKIFFSLVVGLATPLFFTMILGAASARATLNNPAWLEYYNSNSVGGMTFAILVPDSLHGFGQFCCVVLAMSTVANNIPNMYTMALSAQALWEPLAKIPRIIWTLVGNGASLAIAIPAFYKFESFMQNFMDSIGYYLSIYSAISLSEHFIYRRGFQGYNINDWNRWDKLPVGIAGCSALFVGAVGVAVGMSQSYWTGEIGRRIGEYGGDIGFELGAGFAFIVYNIIRPLELKYMGR comes from the coding sequence ATGTACAGTCAGAAGGAATATAGCGACGGTCAGGATGTCGAGGAGGGCCTCAGCCACTCGCAATCATCGTCTTTCAACATCGCAGGGAATCCTGTAGCGATGGAGAAAAAATCCGCTCTTGCAAAAACTTATATTGAGGATAATGAGAGTGAGGAAGATCAGTATGTTGGGGGTATTACCGAGGAGACGAAACTGTCTTTTTGGGATAGACTAGGCGCTAAATTGAATGCGGAGACGAAGGGCATTGAGGCGATAACggatgaggaaaagacTGATGACTCGGTGATCAATGCCGCATCTATGTGGTTTTCTGCCAATATGGTCATTGCAGCGTACGCCCTAGGGACGCTTGGCCCCTTGGTGTTTAGCTTGAATTTCGGGACGAGTGTCTTGGTGAtcgttttcttcaactttctTGGTTTGCTCTCAGTGGCATTCTTCTCCGTCTTTGGCGCCGAGTTCGGTCTCAGACAAATGATCCTGTCTCGTTTTCTACTGGGCAATCTAACCGCCAGGGTCTTTGCCTTGATCAATGTCGTTGCATGTGTCGGTTGGAGCGTTGTGAACACGATTGCTTCGGCACAGCTGCTGAACATGGTTAATCCGGACGGCAACCGGTGTCCGCCCTGGGCCGGTATTCTCGTTATCACGGGATGTACTGTGATGATTTCATTTTTCGGTTACCGCACCATTCACGCCTACGAGAAATGGTCGTGGGTTCCCAACTTTGCTGTCTTCCTGGTGATTATCGCTTGTCTCGCCAAGAATGGCTCTTTCTCGAATGGTGAGTGGACGTCCGGTCCTACGACTGCTGGCAGCGTACTTTCCTTCGGCTCTGCCATTTATGGTTTCGCTACTGGCTGGACCACTTACGCCGCCGATTACACTGTTTACATGCCTAGAAACACAAACAAGTACaagattttcttctcgctgGTAGTTGGTTTGGCGACCCCATTATTCTTTACCATGATTCTGGGTGCCGCATCGGCGAGAGCCACTTTGAACAATCCAGCATGGTTGGAGTATTATAACAGTAATTCCGTTGGTGGTATGACTTTTGCCATTTTAGTGCCCGATTCGCTACATGGTTTCGGTCAATTCTGTTGTGTAGTTTTGGCAATGTCCACTGTCGCCAATAACATTCCAAACATGTACACTATGGCGCTATCGGCTCAAGCTCTATGGGAGCCACTAGCTAAAATCCCAAGAATTATCTGGACTTTGGTCGGTAACGGTGCTTCCCTGGCTATCGCTATTCCAGCTTTCTACAAATTTGAGAGCTTCATGCAGAACTTTATGGATTCCATCGGTTATTATCTGAGCATATACTCGGCAATTTCTTTAAGTGAGCACTTCATTTACAGGCGTGGTTTCCAAGGCTATAATATAAACGACTGGAATAGATGGGATAAACTACCTGTCGGTATCGCTGGTTGCTCAGCATTGTTTGTCGGTGCCGTTGGTGTTGCCGTCGGCATGTCCCAATCCTACTGGACAGGTGAAATTGGTCGCCGCATTGGAGAATACGGCGGTGATATCGGCTTTGAGCTAGGAGCTGGCTTTGCGTTCATCGTTTACAACATTATAAGACCTCTGGAATTGAAATACATGGGTCGTTAA
- the CEM1 gene encoding fatty acid synthase CEM1 (ancestral locus Anc_7.242), whose translation MATRVVVTGLGCRTPLGASLAESWQNLLKGRSGIVALASLPNYSSDFEPVSHSIPASVTVGKCQDGLEQSGGLITDQDQRRCAQFTKLALLSTEEALKDAGLLNEDNSTLDTSKADPERFGCVIGSGIGSIEDICSATLALHNDRKKVSPLFIPRILSNMAAGNVSIKFGLKGISHCVSTACATGNNAIGDAYNFIRLGMQDICVAGASESCINPLSLAGFIRAKSINTDDGVSRPFDRRRSGFVLGEGAGSLVVESLESALRRKATIYAEIKGYGLSSDAFHITSPSLDGEGARRAMKMAIEMGKIDASDVGYVNAHATSTVLGDRAESHAIKATLLPGRREELFVSSNKGAIGHLLGAAGAVESIFTIMALKDRIIPHTLNLTDVGGAKGDDYEALFSGINFLQKQPRKHEGLRYALCNSFGFGGVNTCLLFERWQHDM comes from the coding sequence ATGGCTACCAGAGTGGTGGTCACCGGACTGGGCTGTAGGACACCTCTTGGTGCCAGTTTAGCTGAATCATGGCAAAACCTTTTGAAGGGTAGATCAGGGATAGTTGCACTCGCTTCCCTGCCGAACTACAGCTCGGATTTCGAACCAGTATCGCATAGTATACCGGCATCAGTCACCGTGGGGAAATGCCAAGACGGATTGGAGCAGTCGGGCGGTTTGATTACAGATCAGGACCAGCGTAGGTGTGCTCAGTTCACCAAATTGGCGCTGCTGAGCACCGAGGAAGCTCTGAAGGACGCTGGATTGCTGAACGAGGACAATTCCACTCTGGATACGTCTAAAGCTGACCCGGAGAGGTTTGGCTGCGTCATTGGATCAGGCATAGGCTCGATTGAGGATATATGTTCGGCCACCTTGGCGCTTCACAACGATCGCAAGAAGGTCTCGCCGTTGTTTATACCGAGAATACTGTCGAATATGGCGGCTGGTAATGTGTCGATAAAGTTTGGGCTCAAGGGAATTTCGCATTGTGTGTCTACTGCGTGTGCCACAGGTAATAACGCTATTGGCGATGCTTACAATTTCATTCGTCTTGGTATGCAAGATATTTGCGTTGCTGGGGCTAGTGAGTCCTGTATAAATCCATTATCGCTCGCTGGATTCATCAGGGCGAAGAGTATCAATACAGATGACGGGGTTTCGAGACCCTTTGATCGTCGCAGATCTGGCTTTGTGCTTGGTGAAGGCGCCGGTAGCCTGGTGGTAGAATCCCTCGAGAGTGCCCTCAGACGTAAGGCGACGATATACGCTGAAATCAAAGGTTACGGGTTAAGCAGTGACGCCTTTCACATCACGTCACCCTCTCTCGATGGCGAAGGGGCAAGACGTGCCATGAAGATGGCGATTGAAATGGGTAAAATCGATGCAAGCGACGTGGGTTATGTGAACGCCCATGCTACCTCAACTGTGCTCGGCGACAGGGCGGAATCGCACGCTATAAAGGCGACCTTACTACCAGGGAGACGTGAAGAACTGTTTGTTTCCAGTAATAAAGGCGCTATCGGTCACCTCTTGGGTGCTGCAGGCGCCGTCGAGAGCATATTCACGATAATGGCCCTGAAGGACAGAATAATCCCTCACACTTTAAATCTGACCGATGTCGGCGGCGCTAAAGGTGACGATTATGAAGCCTTATTCAGCGGTATCAATTTCTTACAGAAGCAGCCAAGGAAGCATGAGGGGCTACGCTACGCTTTATGCAACAGTTTTGGATTTGGTGGAGTAAATACTTGtttgctctttgaaagatggcAGCATGATATGTAG